In Arcobacter sp. F2176, a single window of DNA contains:
- a CDS encoding ankyrin repeat domain-containing protein → MKTLSIELKSWLKSNNYDENDLNKAGKYGNSAVMKAAREGKVNLVKELLELGVDLNMKNVDGNSALWNACFASSYECFELLVNAGIEIDSKNVNDVTALMYCASAGKEDFVKLLLEKGANSSFENLDGFKAIDLAVTPKIVKMLRNARVS, encoded by the coding sequence ATGAAAACTTTATCTATTGAATTAAAATCATGGTTAAAAAGTAATAACTATGATGAAAATGACTTAAATAAAGCAGGTAAATATGGAAACTCTGCTGTAATGAAAGCAGCAAGAGAAGGAAAAGTAAATCTTGTAAAAGAGTTATTAGAGTTAGGTGTTGATTTAAATATGAAAAATGTAGATGGAAATTCTGCACTTTGGAATGCCTGTTTTGCTTCATCTTATGAGTGTTTTGAACTACTTGTAAATGCTGGTATTGAAATAGATTCAAAAAATGTAAATGATGTAACAGCTTTGATGTACTGTGCAAGTGCAGGAAAAGAAGATTTTGTAAAACTTCTCTTAGAAAAAGGAGCCAATAGCTCTTTTGAAAATCTTGATGGATTTAAGGCTATTGATTTAGCAGTTACTCCAAAAATCGTAAAAATGTTAAGAAATGCAAGAGTTTCATAA
- a CDS encoding FprA family A-type flavoprotein, producing the protein MDTNQPIEIAPNIYFIGSFDPDIRTFDIIMKTANGSSYNAYLIKTEEGVIILDTVKLEFQDEFFKKIESLCSYDEIKYVISHHLEPDHAGAIPELINRAPRAKVLISPQATPMLKAITRNENIDFETVWTNKSLTLGDKTIKFLTTPYLHWPETMSSYVVENKLLFSGDVFGSHYHDRRLFDDLVGDFFYAFKYYYDHIMRPFKSYALNAIKLYDKLEIDMIATLHGPILRDNPKQYIDYYRKWSQDNYKDSAHGKKILSIFYLTSYKNTKDMAEAIFEGAESVDGIITNVYDLASIEESNMINILEESDGVLIGTPTINADAPKPVWDLLSCMMLLEKKGKTGGAFGSYGWSGEAIDMILHRLKSLNFRVPPMDSLKIKLIPTTEELAQCYDYGVEFGEIINGKMLEMTMN; encoded by the coding sequence ATGGATACAAATCAACCAATAGAAATCGCCCCAAACATTTATTTTATAGGATCATTTGATCCAGATATTAGAACCTTTGATATTATTATGAAAACAGCCAATGGCTCATCATATAATGCATATTTAATCAAAACAGAAGAGGGTGTGATTATTCTAGATACGGTTAAATTAGAGTTTCAAGATGAGTTTTTTAAAAAAATAGAATCTTTGTGTTCTTACGATGAGATTAAATATGTAATCTCACATCACTTAGAACCGGACCACGCAGGAGCAATTCCTGAGCTAATTAATAGAGCTCCAAGAGCAAAAGTTCTAATCTCTCCTCAAGCAACACCTATGCTAAAAGCAATCACAAGAAATGAAAATATAGATTTCGAGACAGTTTGGACAAATAAGAGTTTGACCTTAGGCGATAAAACAATTAAATTTCTTACAACTCCATATTTACATTGGCCTGAAACTATGAGTTCTTATGTGGTAGAAAATAAGTTGCTATTTTCAGGTGATGTTTTTGGAAGTCATTACCATGATAGAAGATTGTTTGATGATTTAGTCGGAGACTTTTTTTATGCTTTTAAATATTATTATGACCATATTATGAGGCCATTTAAATCTTATGCCCTAAATGCAATCAAACTTTATGATAAGCTTGAAATTGATATGATTGCAACTTTACATGGACCAATATTAAGAGATAATCCAAAACAGTATATTGATTATTATAGAAAATGGAGCCAAGATAACTATAAAGATAGCGCACATGGTAAAAAAATCTTGTCTATTTTTTATCTAACAAGTTACAAAAATACTAAAGATATGGCTGAAGCTATATTTGAAGGTGCGGAAAGTGTTGATGGAATCATCACCAATGTATATGATTTAGCCTCTATTGAAGAATCAAATATGATAAATATACTTGAAGAGAGTGATGGTGTTTTAATAGGAACACCAACAATTAATGCAGATGCCCCAAAACCTGTTTGGGATCTGCTCTCATGTATGATGTTGTTGGAAAAAAAGGGAAAAACAGGAGGTGCCTTTGGTTCTTATGGTTGGAGTGGTGAAGCTATTGATATGATTTTACATAGATTAAAATCCCTAAACTTTAGAGTTCCTCCAATGGATTCTTTAAAAATAAAACTAATACCCACTACAGAAGAACTAGCTCAATGTTATGATTATGGTGTTGAGTTTGGTGAAATTATAAATGGGAAAATGTTAGAAATGACAATGAATTAG
- the nifV gene encoding homocitrate synthase, with amino-acid sequence MFLINDTTLRDGEQAPYVAFNTKEKLDIAQKLYEAGADELEVGIPAMGKKEQEDLKEILALNLPIPIMSWNRATMSDLEASLECGLKSVDLSIPVSDILIDVKFGGDKQKVLSQLEKVILHAKKEGLFVCIGGEDSSRADLNFLKEILALGKSLGANRFRYCDTVGILTPTKTYQNISELTKLDLLDIEMHTHNDFGMATANAISGYEAGAKSANTTVIGLGERAGNASFEQVLMTLARLLGKDTQIKSDKLKALIQTVGLASNRRIDTNLPIVGEYIFSHESGIHVNGMMKSKSAYEPFTPMEVGLERYFPIGKHSGTSTLLFHLQTLGITPTKESLQKLLPLVREMVTNRKKVLDIKELEELYLCSLDI; translated from the coding sequence ATGTTTCTTATAAATGACACAACATTACGAGATGGCGAACAAGCTCCTTATGTAGCATTTAATACAAAAGAAAAATTAGATATTGCCCAAAAACTTTATGAAGCGGGCGCAGATGAACTTGAAGTTGGAATTCCTGCAATGGGAAAAAAAGAACAAGAAGACCTAAAAGAAATTTTAGCTTTAAATCTTCCTATTCCAATCATGAGTTGGAATAGAGCAACAATGAGCGATTTGGAAGCTTCTTTAGAGTGTGGGCTCAAATCAGTTGATTTATCAATTCCTGTTTCAGATATCTTAATTGATGTGAAATTTGGTGGAGATAAACAAAAAGTCTTATCTCAACTTGAAAAGGTGATTCTTCATGCAAAAAAAGAAGGCTTATTTGTTTGCATTGGAGGAGAAGATTCAAGTAGAGCTGATTTGAACTTTTTAAAAGAGATTTTGGCACTAGGAAAAAGTCTTGGTGCAAATAGATTTAGATATTGTGATACAGTTGGAATATTAACTCCTACAAAAACTTATCAAAATATTAGTGAGCTTACAAAGTTAGATTTACTTGATATTGAAATGCATACCCATAATGATTTTGGTATGGCAACAGCGAATGCTATTTCGGGTTATGAAGCAGGAGCAAAAAGTGCTAATACTACCGTTATTGGGTTAGGTGAACGCGCGGGAAATGCCTCTTTTGAACAAGTATTGATGACTTTGGCAAGACTTCTTGGAAAAGATACACAAATAAAATCTGATAAATTAAAAGCACTTATTCAAACAGTAGGATTAGCATCAAATAGAAGAATAGATACTAATTTACCTATTGTTGGAGAGTATATCTTCTCCCATGAATCTGGTATTCATGTAAATGGAATGATGAAATCAAAAAGTGCTTATGAGCCGTTTACTCCAATGGAAGTTGGATTAGAGAGATATTTCCCTATAGGAAAACACTCAGGAACATCTACTTTACTTTTTCACTTACAAACTTTAGGAATCACTCCTACAAAAGAGAGCCTACAAAAGTTATTGCCATTGGTTAGAGAAATGGTTACAAATAGAAAAAAAGTGTTAGATATAAAAGAATTGGAAGAGTTATACTTATGTTCGTTGGATATTTAA
- a CDS encoding ArsC/Spx/MgsR family protein has product MIPIIFYEKIGCVNNTKQKKRLKEFGFNVISTDLLKTNFSKKQLLNFFENKSIKECINPNAPLIKNNEIDLDNTSDEELLNLMISNPILIKRPLITIGTNKFCGFDLNKILDFKLRELR; this is encoded by the coding sequence ATGATTCCAATAATTTTTTATGAAAAAATAGGATGTGTAAATAACACCAAACAAAAGAAGAGATTAAAAGAGTTTGGATTTAATGTTATTAGTACAGATTTATTAAAAACTAATTTTTCAAAAAAACAACTACTTAATTTTTTTGAGAATAAAAGTATAAAAGAGTGCATAAATCCAAATGCTCCTTTAATAAAAAACAATGAGATAGATTTAGATAATACTTCTGATGAGGAGTTACTAAATCTTATGATTTCAAATCCTATTTTAATAAAAAGACCTCTTATAACAATTGGTACAAATAAATTTTGTGGATTTGATTTAAATAAAATTTTAGATTTTAAACTAAGGGAGTTAAGATGA
- a CDS encoding NifU family protein, with product MQKDLEYYLALDYPFETYSGENEVGDAFLVEFFDFDIKASSEDFDEAVELAHTYLEEHIKRELEANREIPKPNEGRRFMKHREALAAYKNKDFDKAYSIWEEEAKLKNDQAMTNLGLMYLKGEGVEKDYSIAKDWFEKASSYDNDSANFNLALMYQTKIGVEEDMEKAKEYFRRAVRKNHTQAAFRLALVLLQDRQNLEGVKEGFDCMLKAAKNGHTMATIQLTGIDKPLVENVELNEHFRAQTMEKQLEIINDTLDRFIRPILLKDGGNILLIDYVNEPEIELRLAYQGACVGCSIASTGTYEMIKGTLEKVIDPRVRLYIL from the coding sequence ATGCAAAAAGATTTAGAATATTATCTAGCTTTAGATTATCCCTTTGAAACATATAGTGGAGAAAATGAAGTTGGAGATGCTTTTTTAGTAGAATTTTTTGATTTTGATATAAAAGCTTCAAGTGAAGATTTTGATGAGGCAGTTGAACTTGCACATACATATTTAGAAGAACATATAAAAAGAGAATTAGAAGCAAACAGAGAAATTCCAAAGCCAAATGAAGGAAGAAGATTTATGAAACATAGGGAAGCATTAGCTGCATACAAAAACAAAGACTTTGATAAAGCCTATAGTATTTGGGAAGAAGAAGCAAAACTAAAAAATGACCAAGCTATGACAAATCTAGGTTTGATGTACTTAAAAGGTGAAGGTGTAGAAAAGGATTATTCTATAGCCAAAGATTGGTTTGAAAAAGCTAGTTCTTATGATAATGATTCTGCAAATTTCAATTTGGCACTTATGTATCAAACAAAAATTGGTGTTGAAGAAGATATGGAAAAGGCAAAAGAGTACTTTAGAAGAGCAGTTAGAAAAAACCATACCCAAGCAGCTTTTAGATTGGCGCTTGTTTTACTTCAAGATAGACAAAATCTTGAAGGTGTAAAAGAGGGCTTTGATTGTATGTTAAAAGCTGCAAAAAATGGTCATACAATGGCAACTATCCAATTAACTGGCATAGATAAACCTTTAGTCGAAAATGTAGAATTAAATGAACATTTTAGAGCCCAAACTATGGAAAAACAGCTAGAAATCATAAATGATACTTTAGATAGATTTATTAGACCAATTTTATTAAAAGATGGTGGGAATATTTTACTAATAGATTATGTAAATGAGCCAGAAATAGAACTAAGACTTGCCTATCAAGGTGCCTGTGTTGGATGTTCGATTGCAAGTACGGGAACCTATGAGATGATAAAAGGTACTTTAGAAAAAGTAATTGACCCAAGAGTTAGGTTATATATATTATGA
- a CDS encoding NifB/NifX family molybdenum-iron cluster-binding protein yields MRIAFASKDNIYVNQHFGWCKEFYIYEIKDDSFSFIKSVDSSIEIEDEIEKLNYKIECCEGCDILYVQQIGPKAALMVKASKIFPMQASSEDEKIEDILNKLVKMKENPPIWMRRLID; encoded by the coding sequence ATGAGAATTGCATTTGCTTCTAAAGATAATATTTATGTGAATCAACACTTTGGTTGGTGCAAAGAGTTTTATATCTATGAAATAAAAGATGATAGTTTCTCTTTTATAAAATCAGTTGACTCTTCTATTGAGATAGAAGATGAAATAGAGAAGTTAAATTATAAAATAGAGTGTTGTGAAGGGTGTGACATCTTATATGTACAACAAATAGGACCAAAAGCAGCCCTTATGGTAAAAGCTTCAAAAATATTTCCTATGCAAGCAAGCAGTGAAGATGAAAAGATAGAAGATATTTTAAATAAATTAGTCAAAATGAAGGAGAATCCTCCCATTTGGATGAGAAGGTTAATAGATTAA
- the nifN gene encoding nitrogenase iron-molybdenum cofactor biosynthesis protein NifN, whose protein sequence is MESISAKPLQLNPIKLSQPMGAMLCFLGIKNCMPLMHGAQGCASFSKVFFTRHFNDPIAVQTTAVNDITAVIDGGDYAISESIKNITKKVQTDLVGLFTTGLTETKGDDIKGACLLVQDQQKMVYVNTPDFEGSIESGFAKSIEAIIDQLVANASEVDVNKAVIIPNVNLKPIEIEKIKDTIALFGYEVLSLPDLSDSLDGHLGLKQGALSSGGITVEDIEKLGTCSLAISIGSSVKKAGDKLKAKNENMKLLHFDSLGGLEDSDKFFKALCQIKNISTPHPSIVRWRKRLQDAMLDSHFAIGSASVVLALEPDQCISIANTIIEAGANIKAIVTTHKNDLLDNIECENIIIGDFEDVEKYLKESDILISNFHGERYTMRHEKALMLRGFPDFEGVGNQLKNDILYEGSTYLLFELANLINHHNQGAFHGH, encoded by the coding sequence ATGGAAAGTATAAGTGCAAAACCTCTACAATTAAACCCTATCAAACTATCTCAACCCATGGGAGCGATGCTTTGTTTTTTAGGAATAAAAAACTGTATGCCACTTATGCATGGAGCGCAAGGTTGTGCTTCATTCTCAAAGGTGTTTTTTACAAGACATTTCAATGATCCAATAGCAGTTCAAACAACAGCTGTAAATGATATAACAGCTGTAATTGATGGAGGAGATTATGCGATTTCTGAATCAATTAAAAATATCACTAAAAAAGTACAAACTGATCTTGTAGGTCTTTTTACAACAGGTCTTACGGAGACAAAAGGGGATGATATAAAAGGGGCTTGTTTACTTGTCCAAGACCAACAAAAAATGGTCTATGTAAATACTCCTGATTTTGAAGGTTCTATTGAAAGTGGTTTTGCAAAATCTATTGAAGCAATCATTGACCAACTTGTTGCAAATGCAAGTGAAGTTGATGTGAATAAAGCAGTAATTATTCCAAATGTAAATCTAAAACCAATAGAGATAGAAAAAATCAAAGACACAATAGCATTATTTGGTTATGAAGTTTTATCTCTTCCTGATTTAAGTGATTCATTAGATGGTCACTTAGGATTAAAGCAAGGTGCTTTAAGTAGTGGAGGAATAACAGTAGAAGATATAGAGAAATTAGGAACTTGTTCACTAGCTATTAGTATAGGAAGTAGTGTAAAAAAAGCTGGAGATAAATTAAAAGCAAAAAATGAAAATATGAAATTACTACATTTTGATTCTTTAGGTGGATTAGAAGATAGTGATAAGTTTTTCAAAGCCCTTTGCCAAATCAAAAATATCTCAACTCCCCATCCAAGTATTGTTAGATGGAGAAAAAGATTGCAAGATGCTATGCTTGATTCTCACTTTGCAATTGGAAGTGCTTCTGTTGTATTAGCCCTTGAACCTGATCAATGTATAAGTATTGCAAATACTATTATTGAAGCAGGGGCAAATATAAAAGCCATAGTAACTACCCATAAAAATGATTTACTAGATAATATAGAATGTGAAAATATAATAATTGGTGATTTTGAAGATGTTGAAAAATATCTAAAAGAAAGTGACATATTAATATCAAACTTTCATGGGGAAAGATACACAATGAGACATGAAAAAGCTCTTATGCTAAGAGGTTTCCCTGATTTTGAAGGAGTTGGTAATCAACTTAAAAATGATATTTTATATGAGGGAAGTACATACTTACTTTTTGAGTTAGCAAACCTAATAAACCATCATAATCAAGGGGCATTTCATGGGCATTAA
- a CDS encoding NifB/NifX family molybdenum-iron cluster-binding protein translates to MIAIPLSKEDSTVISDLYGNAPYFALLDLSSGYFNVKENVGCGNGLETAKCVEDLGAKSTIFYHMGEGVFNHLAENKVKVYSAAKTYLTIEDIYRNILNKSCKVVTKENCESLLDSGTTSCSCECDKN, encoded by the coding sequence ATGATTGCTATACCCTTAAGTAAAGAAGACTCAACGGTAATTTCTGATTTATATGGAAATGCTCCATATTTTGCCCTCTTAGATTTAAGCTCTGGATATTTTAATGTAAAAGAAAATGTTGGCTGTGGCAATGGGCTTGAAACAGCAAAATGTGTAGAAGATTTAGGTGCAAAAAGCACGATTTTTTATCATATGGGAGAAGGTGTTTTTAATCATCTAGCTGAAAATAAAGTAAAAGTTTACAGTGCAGCAAAAACTTATTTGACAATAGAAGATATATATAGAAATATTTTAAACAAGTCGTGCAAAGTTGTTACAAAAGAGAATTGTGAGAGTTTATTGGACTCTGGAACAACATCTTGCTCATGTGAGTGTGATAAAAACTAA
- the nifB gene encoding nitrogenase cofactor biosynthesis protein NifB: MSCSCTSSSTQEELQQEVMDKINNHPCYSEGAHQHYARIHVAVAPACNIQCNYCNRKFDCSNESRPGVTSAKLSPEDAVKKVLYVGGDIQQLSVVGIAGPGDALANPKKTFDTFRMLHEKAPDQKLCLSTNGLRLPDYIDEMVKYNVDHVTVTINSVDPTGEIGAKIYPWVHWNHEKVFGAEGAKILLEQQLKGIKMLTERGILVKANSVLIPGVNDKELVNVAKKLKELNVFLHNIMPLLSKEEYGTYYGLNGQASATDQEVMAAQEACGMDMKLMSHCRQCRADAVGLIGEDRGEEFTPDVFQNMSWEELQTQYNMEARAKKHEVIENWRAALDAANDRIKIEQASKQELSSTGETKLVAVTTAGEGTVNLHFGNATEFLIYEVGDKAIKFVMHRKVENAYCKGPEDCDGSYPIEEIKNTLKDVDILLTEKIGGCPQDELKSINLISDDSYALQPIEKSVFAAAQKYFFANESKSEKELG, encoded by the coding sequence ATGAGTTGTTCTTGTACATCTAGTAGTACACAAGAGGAATTACAACAAGAAGTTATGGATAAGATTAACAATCATCCATGTTATTCAGAAGGTGCTCACCAACACTACGCGAGAATTCACGTAGCCGTTGCACCTGCTTGTAATATTCAATGTAACTACTGTAATAGAAAATTTGATTGTTCAAATGAGAGCCGTCCTGGTGTTACTTCAGCTAAATTAAGTCCTGAAGATGCAGTTAAAAAGGTTTTATATGTTGGTGGTGATATTCAACAACTTTCAGTTGTGGGAATAGCAGGACCAGGAGATGCTTTGGCAAACCCTAAAAAAACATTTGATACTTTTAGAATGCTTCATGAAAAAGCACCAGATCAAAAATTATGTTTATCTACAAATGGACTTAGACTTCCAGATTATATTGATGAAATGGTTAAATACAATGTTGATCATGTAACAGTAACTATTAATTCAGTTGATCCAACTGGAGAAATCGGTGCTAAGATTTATCCATGGGTTCACTGGAATCATGAAAAAGTATTTGGGGCAGAAGGAGCAAAAATTCTTTTAGAACAACAACTAAAAGGTATCAAAATGCTAACTGAAAGAGGTATTTTAGTAAAAGCAAACTCTGTTTTAATTCCAGGAGTTAATGATAAAGAGTTAGTAAATGTAGCTAAAAAACTTAAAGAGTTAAATGTATTCTTACATAATATTATGCCACTTCTTTCAAAAGAAGAGTATGGTACATATTATGGACTAAATGGACAAGCAAGCGCAACTGATCAGGAAGTAATGGCTGCACAAGAAGCATGTGGAATGGATATGAAACTAATGTCTCACTGTAGACAATGTCGAGCAGATGCTGTTGGACTGATTGGTGAAGATAGAGGAGAAGAGTTTACTCCTGATGTTTTCCAAAATATGTCTTGGGAAGAGTTACAAACTCAATATAACATGGAGGCAAGAGCAAAAAAACATGAAGTTATTGAAAACTGGAGAGCTGCACTTGATGCTGCAAATGACAGAATCAAAATAGAACAAGCAAGTAAACAAGAACTAAGTTCCACTGGTGAAACTAAACTTGTAGCTGTTACAACTGCGGGTGAAGGAACAGTAAATTTACACTTTGGTAATGCTACAGAGTTTTTAATCTACGAAGTTGGTGACAAAGCTATCAAATTTGTAATGCATAGAAAAGTTGAAAATGCTTACTGTAAAGGTCCTGAAGATTGTGATGGTTCATATCCAATTGAAGAGATAAAAAATACTTTAAAAGATGTGGATATTTTATTAACAGAAAAAATTGGTGGTTGTCCTCAAGATGAGTTAAAATCTATTAATCTTATTTCTGATGATTCTTATGCACTTCAACCAATAGAAAAATCAGTTTTTGCAGCAGCTCAAAAATATTTCTTTGCTAATGAATCAAAATCAGAGAAAGAGTTAGGGTAA
- a CDS encoding nitrogenase component 1, producing the protein MVNKKLIQELLSESACSHNKEKKSSCDKPKPGATSGGCAFEGAQIALFPYADVVHLVHSPATCIGASWETRQTLTSHEGENNTITGYTTDVNTNDVIFGGDKKLEDAINYIVENKNPKGIFVYETCVTAMIGDDMDNTCNRMEEKHGIPIVVIHSPGFVGGKNLGSRLGGESVLHQLIGTKEPEEIHPFGINLIGEYNVTGDMWQYTPILEKIGIKVVSTLAGDGRIENIQMAHRAKLNVIVCAKSLISLTRKMQERYNIPYISISFYGKRDTTNAIMSIVNAFGDEKLIKKAKEVIEEEETKLEKALIPYRKILEGKKAILNTGGNKTWSIASALQDIGIDVVATSVKKATLEDKEICATYVKILMNDPGTQQAKLIDEHNIDILLAGGRSLYTAIKKKVAFVDVNQEKKVSYGAYNGLINLAKDVSNAVNNKVFKVVGSPEPWN; encoded by the coding sequence ATGGTAAATAAAAAACTAATTCAAGAGTTATTAAGTGAAAGTGCATGTTCTCACAATAAAGAAAAAAAATCATCTTGTGATAAACCAAAACCAGGTGCTACTAGTGGGGGATGTGCTTTTGAGGGGGCTCAAATTGCACTTTTCCCTTATGCTGATGTTGTGCATCTTGTTCATTCTCCTGCTACTTGTATAGGAGCTTCATGGGAGACTAGACAAACTCTAACTTCACATGAGGGGGAGAATAATACAATCACTGGATATACAACAGATGTAAATACAAATGATGTGATTTTTGGTGGAGATAAGAAACTAGAAGATGCTATTAATTATATAGTTGAAAATAAAAATCCAAAGGGAATTTTTGTCTATGAAACCTGTGTTACAGCTATGATTGGTGATGATATGGATAATACTTGTAATAGAATGGAAGAGAAACATGGTATTCCTATAGTTGTTATTCACTCTCCTGGGTTTGTTGGTGGTAAAAACTTAGGATCAAGACTTGGAGGAGAATCAGTTTTGCACCAACTTATAGGAACAAAAGAACCAGAAGAGATTCACCCTTTCGGAATAAATTTAATTGGTGAATACAATGTTACAGGTGACATGTGGCAATATACTCCAATATTAGAAAAAATAGGGATAAAAGTAGTTTCAACCCTAGCAGGTGATGGAAGAATAGAAAATATTCAAATGGCACATAGGGCAAAACTGAATGTAATTGTTTGTGCTAAATCACTTATCTCTCTAACAAGAAAGATGCAAGAGAGATACAATATACCATATATAAGTATCTCATTTTATGGAAAACGTGATACAACAAATGCAATTATGAGTATAGTAAATGCCTTTGGAGATGAAAAACTTATCAAAAAAGCAAAAGAAGTTATAGAAGAGGAAGAGACAAAACTTGAAAAAGCGCTAATTCCATATAGAAAAATACTTGAAGGGAAAAAGGCTATTTTAAATACAGGTGGGAATAAAACCTGGTCTATAGCATCTGCCTTACAAGATATAGGTATAGATGTGGTTGCAACAAGTGTAAAGAAAGCAACCTTAGAAGATAAAGAGATTTGTGCAACATATGTAAAAATACTTATGAATGATCCAGGAACCCAACAAGCAAAATTAATAGATGAACATAATATAGATATTTTATTAGCAGGTGGACGAAGTTTATATACAGCTATTAAGAAAAAAGTAGCCTTTGTGGATGTAAATCAAGAGAAAAAAGTAAGTTACGGAGCATATAATGGACTTATAAATTTAGCAAAAGATGTTTCTAATGCAGTTAATAACAAGGTATTTAAAGTAGTCGGAAGTCCAGAACCTTGGAATTAA
- a CDS encoding AI-2E family transporter, translating to MDEEKIRNYFFYLACIVVIIAGVKIASEIVIVLFLAIFISSIISTLIKILDKRHIPKLISYLLVLGFFTLISLLLAYIVNISLKDFITNLPTYEEKLQQTIVNIISLAENYGYSIDKKTILDSLNLNSFFGITTNLIGSIGTFLSKFLLIIIGIGFILAESKSFEKKLKILFRKESDKIEHFKLFSNNIQKYFLVKTATSFLTGFLVAITLIFFDISYPILWGVIAMLFNFIPVVGSIIAAVPAILLSFLTSDLNTTLILIVLYLAINIFISNIIEPKFMGKELGLSPLVIFFSLILWGWVLGIVGMFLAVPITMTLKIAFDSNKTTKWISLLMSSVKEG from the coding sequence ATGGATGAAGAGAAAATAAGGAACTATTTTTTTTATTTGGCTTGTATAGTAGTTATTATTGCCGGAGTAAAAATAGCCAGTGAAATTGTAATTGTCTTATTTTTAGCAATATTTATTTCATCTATAATATCAACTTTAATAAAAATCTTAGATAAAAGACATATTCCTAAACTCATCTCTTATTTATTAGTACTTGGGTTTTTCACACTTATTTCATTACTTTTAGCTTACATTGTAAATATCTCTTTAAAAGACTTTATAACAAATCTTCCAACTTATGAAGAGAAATTACAACAAACTATTGTAAATATTATTTCATTAGCAGAAAACTATGGCTACTCAATTGATAAAAAAACTATTTTAGATTCTTTAAATCTAAACTCATTTTTTGGAATTACTACAAATCTAATTGGAAGTATTGGTACATTTTTATCTAAATTTTTACTTATTATCATTGGTATAGGATTTATTCTAGCCGAATCAAAATCTTTTGAAAAAAAGTTAAAAATACTTTTTAGAAAAGAGAGTGATAAAATAGAGCATTTCAAGCTTTTTTCAAATAATATACAAAAATACTTCTTAGTAAAAACAGCAACTAGTTTTTTAACAGGATTTTTAGTAGCTATAACTTTAATATTTTTTGATATTAGCTACCCTATACTTTGGGGAGTAATTGCAATGTTATTTAATTTTATTCCAGTAGTTGGGTCTATAATAGCAGCCGTTCCAGCAATACTTTTGTCTTTTTTAACAAGTGATTTAAATACTACTTTGATATTAATAGTATTATATCTTGCCATAAATATTTTTATAAGTAATATTATCGAACCAAAATTTATGGGAAAAGAGCTTGGTCTTTCTCCTTTAGTTATATTTTTCTCATTGATTTTGTGGGGTTGGGTATTGGGAATAGTAGGGATGTTTTTAGCAGTTCCTATTACAATGACATTAAAAATTGCCTTTGATTCAAATAAAACTACTAAATGGATATCCCTACTTATGTCAAGTGTAAAAGAAGGATAA